The DNA region CTAACGTTtgcgagtttctctctctttctctctcactgttttttttttcgctcgaGGCTGCCTTTTACGGAGCCCTTGATCTCGATTAAGGGAGACTCGACTCGTGAATGGTTCAGATTCAAGGACAAATCAACGATAAAAGAACATTGAGATTTACATAATCGTCCATTTCTACGTtcctatatatactatatatttatgtatgtatatttgtatgcatatatatatttatattcttctgCAATTAATGAtggattattatcttttttcttttgttctatttttagCTGTCTACAATTGGCGAGGAGAAACACGTTATGGACTTCCACTTGAAATTGGAGAAACAGTACAGATTTTGGAAGAATGTGCAGGTAACATAAAGctgtaatcataataataataatagtaatccaAAACTCAATATCTTATCAACTTAGTCTATACAAATGTGTATCCCATATTAAagtattccaaaaaaaaaaaaacctattaGCAGCATCGAAAAATTTACAAACAATGCAAGAcactttatatgtatattatcgaGATTTGTCTGACTTTCTTAGGTTGGTACAGAGGATTTTCCACAAAGAATCGTGCAGTGAaaggaatatttcctagttcCTACGTACACCTGAAACCTTGTAAAATCGACAATGAGGGCCTCTTTGAGTCTGTTATCCCTTTGGAAGATCCGGTCGTTCGGGAAGTTACCCTCGTCCTTAGAGAATGGGGTGGCATTTGGAAAAGGCTTTACGtggtaagtacatatatacatatatatatatatatatatatatatatatacgcatacatatgtatacgtattacCTGGATCGATcttcttttagtttttctttcgtcgGCGATTCTTCTTTCGAATGAATACAAATTTGATTACACGATAATGCACAATAGATAAGCACAATAGATTCTCCTATTAATACCGAATATTTCGTATAATTACGCGTCATCGATCAATTGAGAAGATTAGGGCTTCAATTATTGTTCATTAATCcatcaatcaatatcaaaatttaccacacacacacacatatatatatatatacctcttATGTGTTTCAACTTCTTATGGCTTTCAACTTTACGTACgaaacattgtatttctttcatttttaggAACgagaaatatacaaatttaacGTGCTGCGGAAAGTGATGCGAGAGCTACTGGAATGGCGACGACAACTTTTAGCCGGCACTCTCACCACCGACCAAACTCGAGAACTAAAACTCCGGATTATCAACAAGGTCGACTGGGGAAATCGGTAAGTCGgattaaaaacataaacaaACAAAGTCACATATTCATGAATGGAATTGCGTACTTCGCTGACTTTCACGAAATttacgatttgaaaaaaacgatttgtaaatattttctttcatatagggaattaatatatctatttgtacatatatgtacctggaaatcatttaaatatatatatatatacgttcattttatacatacttacaGGATGGATCGgtataatcattatcgtttcatacaaatttatttatttattaattagtcttaaaaaagatattaataaaagttaatttcgaaacaaatgaataataactGGCTCACCCTGTGTAAGAGTATGTCAAACGaacatacaaaaataattatatagtatacatattacgaaaatatatatatgtacattatgtCAATCGTTTCGTGTaggtattttccttttattattttctatcacttttatatatatatatatatatatatatatatataaaaaaaaagaactggaCGAATACATACAGAATTCTTTTTGAAGAATTCCAATTTAATTCGGACATGAATTTTGCTTATTATCTCGTATGAATCAACAGTTACCagagcaattataataatctaacTTAATTTTATCATACTTAACGTATTAAACATTATCTTTAATTCTATAAAAGGCACATCGTTTAAACAGTTGTTGCAATTATCTCCTCACTCGTTTCTCTTATATACTAAggtgagaataataattctatacgtacatgtatatactatatatatatactgtatataataaatgtataacatTACTATTGGCAGCttcagtaatatatatatatattttttttctcatcattgacttttcaatgaataattggagacttgaaaaattaaaacaagacttcgcaaaaaacaaatatatatacctatatatatgtatatttattctaatagaaaaagttaatattattatactcgtTTATATGAAACTCGAGGATTACGATTAGCGTTCCACCCTGTTTTAATCCTAAAAGACACagcaaaatataatttcaactCGTTGACGAGCGAGTTAAGATCCTCTTCGACAAACTCACATAACAAACTCTATACtaaacttttactttttatttatatatttatttgtttgtttgtttttttacctTGCTACCAGTCATTGCACCAATTACGAATAAATCGACATTTCTagtacatacacgtatatatatatatatatatatataaaagagggGAATGAAAGAAACCGAGAAAACGCGATGAAAGAGAACAAATGGATCATAAAATCTATCAACGTTGTTTGCTTCGTTGCttaagcataaaaaaaaaaaaatctttaggattcgtctctttctttttttttcatcttgcGAAACGTTAAACAACAAAATTCTTATCACCTGCTACaatatgtgtacgtgtatgtacatacacacacatatacatagattcCAATGGCTAATTAAATTCTTACAGAAATGTATCCTGCCGGATGAAAGAACAGAAATAACGAATGTTAGCTTCTTCGATTAATTACCATTAATTagtaattttacatttcttcttttgttctcgCTGTTTATTGTCGTCTActcgataagaaaatatatctgaaaatatatcatatcttTCGATTTGATTATTAAAAGGAATGAATTGATAGaacgaatatatttaatttcctAATTAGAATCTAAATAATTCGAACTTgggattaaaatataaatcttaataatataaatctacTCTTAGCTCCTCGTGCTTCGATGAttgagaaaattaaagaatttttttttcttttcttccccccccccaaaaaaaaaattatacatataagcaaaattaaaatacaaatcaTATCGTAGCACGAAAACTTTGAACGTGGTGTCATTTAAGGCACCGACGGTATTATCACAATAAGGAAATTGAAATAGAggagggaaggaagaaaggaaggaaggaaggaaggtgaGGAAATTCGTATGGGGTATAGCAAACGTAAACGTTAGAAGCTAGAGCTTAGATCTCCGTGTCCTTGGCATATTTCTCGATCTCCGGATAAATTGGTGACATCTCGAGTGTGCTCGGTGCTGATGGAACGGACGTAGGTGATGCACTACTTCCTGAACCAATGTGGAACCGACGACAGAGTTCCTTCAGAACATCGGTAAACAACATCGTATTTATGTTCTGACCTAGCAGATGTATCAAGAGGAAGTCACCGAcctaaaatattgaaaataaaatactagATCATTCAAAGAGaatgatattttcatataatatgtatatatatatgtggaaaTACGAATTCAACTAACTTGAGTCTTTCTGATGAGTGTACTGACATCTGAAGCCGAACCGAATTTGAATCGTTTCCTCAGAATGGTTTCGCGTGTGCTAGGTAAAAGAACGATAGCCATACTATAGAGAACGGCTAGGCCTGACATCACAGCCAGTATAATGAACCAGAACCACAGGAAGATGTAGATCTTCTCGTTGAGAATATTCAAAGCGAGCACGCATAAAGCGTCGAGCTTCTGTATCGTGCCGGAAGCACCAAATTTATGGAAGGTACATTTGGTCACTCTTGGAAATCTCTCGACCATTGGATCGCTACGTTGTTCTTGGTTCATGTTGCTAAAGGTTATGACTTCCGTACCGTATGTCAAAAATGCTCCGCCTAGGAAGGTGTCGATGAAGAACATATTACCAACCTGGAAAAATGATAgtcaatgttaacaacaaaatcgtcgtcttttctttctttctttttttttctttttactcatGTGGAATTAAATGATCGGAACGAGATCAAAtcgtttaattttgtttttgttattatcgatattggaCATTCTCGTTTTGATCGTATACTCACAACGTTGACAAAATTAAGTGCCTCGCAGAAGAAATAACCGGCGGCGTAACTGTTGTGCAAATTCAAAGTATCTAGGATGTATTCGACCAATTTGTTTGTTCTGGCCTCGCGTTCCTGCTTGCTATCGACTATGGCACCCCTCATACCGTCGGATATCATTCTGACCTTGCCTTCCTCCCACTGCTTCCACATCCAATGCGGCACATAAAAGAGAATACCTTGGAAGAAGAGCATGAAGGGTACCCATTGATAATACGAGTGATATCGTTTTTCTTCGTTGTAATCTCCACCTAGACCAGGATGAGCTACTTGCGTGCCAACTTGTTTCATGTTATTCGTCGGCAACGTGAAAGTATACGTTATCCAGCAATAAGTATTTATCACATGAGTTGGCACCGCATTGTCCGCTATGCAATTTATAGGATCTCCTAAAACGATCAACAAAGAGACGGAATTTTAATCGTATCTAACTGTACGTTTATGAACGATTACGTTCGAGAGACGAATATAGTGCAATCATGCTCGGTAAATAAGCTCACGTCCTCGGACATATGATAGTTTTAACGtcaagaagagaagaggacaTCTTTGATACTAATCATCACGAGATATATAATGAACGTAGCAGACCGAGTAAGCAGACGTTTGACCTTTTAAAACTCGCCTAGTTAAGTTTCTATTTTTGTACTTCCAGTAGATATAGGATAAACTTCAAAGATGTTAGATAGATCTCGACTGATCGTACaacttgtttgtttgttaagtattaatataaaatcgcATCTCTATCCTataatcttaatttttattatcaattcacGTAGAAACAAAATCatcaattgtattattttatatatcattatgaCATACCTATCAAGTTATTGGCAGTAACGATGATGCAACAGGCAAAAAGAATCGCAGAAGTGATTCTATAATGAGCTCTGAATATTATATTGTCGATGATGGCTCTGTCGATGAGATATCGCACCTTAACAAACCCGGCTACTGCCGAGACCAAACCGAACACcgccattctttttctttccctttattggcagtctaaaaaaaaaaaaaataataataataattaaagaaacattATTAGAACGTTGCAGTTTTAATACACAATTATAAACTTTCGAatgatatatgaaagaattattattcatagtttgaaataattccatttgtctatgataaaattttgtcAATGATCGAAATTCGTCATCATTGACTCAACTATTATCTCATAGACTTCCTGCATTGACTCGACTACTCGATAAGACTTCCTTGCATTGACCAATAACCACGTTAGACTCTTTGACAATAAATTATCgacaaatatttcgataaaaaaaaatttgtcgagTTGTCAAGGTCCATAATGATTTCGTCGAAAGCACTGCTAACGTTAACCTTCCATGGCCGGAAATGGCAGATGCAACGGGGGATCGATATAGAAGACTGTCGTGGACGAgtacatccatatatatatatatattatatatatacatacacgtacacacacatagaggGGGCCTCTTCAGCTCGCAAATTGTTCTCATCGGCGAAACAAAAGGAGACGAGAGAACACGATAGAGAATGGCTCGGTTCCATTCTACAAATTTCCGTGGTAGGTAGGACGAActcgaataaaagaaaagaaagaaagaaagaaaaatggccgCTTATGTCGCAgaacatgtgtatgtgtatacgtgcgcgcgtgtaaagagagagagagagagagagagagagagagagagagagagagagaggaaaaagctTTTTGCGAtcgtaataaagaaagattttaacgACGAGTCACATAGAAATCCTTTTATCTTGCTATTAGAGTGTTACAAATTTTGAATGAAGTTTTAGCTTAGTTAGATTCAACAATAAGAATCACGTGGTAATTCAAGAGTCCTGCGATCATGATCCTGACACTGagtcatacatatgtatgtatatgtcttCTGAGAATCTTACGTTAATCAGTTCCCGGACAATGAATCGAAAGAATGCTGGAACAAAAGAGAATTAACAAAATTCCTACACGAGTTTACATCGCCATTGAgttaccaataataattacgtgtttttcaacgaacgaacgttttTCCTCCCACTATACAACTGAAATTTGTTCTAAATACAATTGATCTTATcaacaaaaaatttcttcttttaacacGATAAATATCGTAGtacatttttgttatataataatctataaaaataaatcaataaacgTTTTCGAGGATTTTCATTCGAGATGTAATTGAACCAATTATTCACATATGGTCTTGAAACAttagagagggatagagaaagatagatagatagatagagagatagagagagagagagagagagagagagagagaagtgagcGACCGAGTTATACGTCGttagaattttattacttaatcAATTGAAAACAGGCGGGACGCGTGCCATTGCGACGGGGTCAATCTCCAAGTTCTTCTCTCGACAAGAGATgctgcatctctctctctctcttatttttttttatatttcttacaaAGATAAAGCGTTTAATTAGAAGCTCAAAAATTCCAACGAATAACCGGATTTTAGTTTCGTATGAATATCATCTATGTAtctctattaaaaatttctaataatattctaatattatcggtatatatataataatattttaatatcctattattaccgttatataCTACTGCGATAATCATACTAATTATTCTATcacttttatttgtatatatatatatatatttttttttttattacgggaaataaattatgtttctcttttttctttcctcccttcctatctctctctattttctttttttttttttttctagtcgACGACACACTTCTTCCACACGACATCCTCTCTCTGTCAGGCAATACACCAAGTGTTAACAACACGGCTACCAATTTGTTCCGCGTGATGTACGAGCGTTTCCTCACGGCAATGCTATCGTTCactgtaatttatttttcctggatttagttttactttttcgcgacaaatatatatatatatatatatatttatatatttatactgatTTTTAAAAGTGTACAGGGTGTCCAACttcaatcattttatttataaatattatatcgaacaAGATCTAAGTAATTTGATCATCTGATGCGAGCGATGCCGCAGGtgaatctctttctattttttcttttcttggaatcacttggaaaaaaaaaataacttgcTGAAATCATTCGTTTCATTCTCTCTGCATATAATACACACATGTCTCTAAGTTTTCTATATGCAAGACCAGCAAtgcgacgaacgaacgaacatatGAAATTTCAAACCATTCTCGGATCCACTGTCGCAGTTGCACGCTTATGGCGGATAATTTCAACTGATCTACGGCTTCTACTAGCAACAGTTGTGTCATCACGTCGTTTGATATCTCTTCTCTCggaacattttataatatcacCCTACCCGAGTAttatttctacttcttttgACTATATGCATCGAATTTCGATAAGTTCAACAGCGGGATCAAAACTGTCTGCTATTTCCTGTCTAGCAAAAGATAAATCCCTtgcttatatatattcgttttttctttcttttcttttttctctctctctctttttttttttcttttaaatatcaatcgaTCAGCTcgaaaatataacatatttcaTATCTCTTGCTCCAAAGTTCTATCGTAACATACAATAATTTAAACAACGATGAGAAAAGttcaatagaaaaaacaataataataataataataataataataataataataataataataataataataattaaaaaagaaaaaaggaggaattaacaaataatatccACCCGTTAGatgattctttctctctctctctctcctcttcaaTGTCCTTCGAATTGGTTGTCGCTCGTTTTACGACTCCTCCTATACGATTCCCCGAAAGGCTGCCGGTTAACGAACAGACGAGTTAAACCAGTTGGTCTTGTCTCTAGAGAGTccaagaggaaagagagagagagaaggatgggAAAGGAGAGAGGGGGATAAACCAAGAGGACACAGACTATATATGACAATGACGAGGAGATGAGAGAGGCTGATACACTCTCCCCACTCTTTATCCTCCTTCCATTTCTCTCGTACATTGTCTGTCTTTCTTACACATTGTCTCCCACTCTTagacactctctctctctctctctctctctctcactttgaAATTCTCTgttcttatttatcttcttcaaCAATGACCGattgaacatttttataacaacaAATGTCAAAAGTAATACATACATGTTCGAATCAAGAATAAACTTTcttaatgtatatacaattgataatatatatgtatatgcgtacgtatatatctagaaataatttatgaatgtGTTATATCTATAGAAAAAGGAGTACTTCCTCTTCTATGcatttaagagagagagagagagagagagagagagagaaaacattgTTAAAATCGAAAAGGTAGAATTTTCTAAGCCGATTTTCAATAATAGGACTttccaataataat from Vespa crabro chromosome 12, iyVesCrab1.2, whole genome shotgun sequence includes:
- the LOC124428299 gene encoding innexin inx3 gives rise to the protein MAVFGLVSAVAGFVKVRYLIDRAIIDNIIFRAHYRITSAILFACCIIVTANNLIGDPINCIADNAVPTHVINTYCWITYTFTLPTNNMKQVGTQVAHPGLGGDYNEEKRYHSYYQWVPFMLFFQGILFYVPHWMWKQWEEGKVRMISDGMRGAIVDSKQEREARTNKLVEYILDTLNLHNSYAAGYFFCEALNFVNVVGNMFFIDTFLGGAFLTYGTEVITFSNMNQEQRSDPMVERFPRVTKCTFHKFGASGTIQKLDALCVLALNILNEKIYIFLWFWFIILAVMSGLAVLYSMAIVLLPSTRETILRKRFKFGSASDVSTLIRKTQVGDFLLIHLLGQNINTMLFTDVLKELCRRFHIGSGSSASPTSVPSAPSTLEMSPIYPEIEKYAKDTEI